One Brevibacterium spongiae DNA segment encodes these proteins:
- the tsaD gene encoding tRNA (adenosine(37)-N6)-threonylcarbamoyltransferase complex transferase subunit TsaD has product MSEPLVLGIESSCDETGVGIVRGRTLLTNTVSSSMDEHVRFGGVVPEVASRAHVQAIGPAIAQACEAAEVGLTDIDAVAVTAGPGLSGALMVGVGAAKGLAAALGKPLYGVNHLASHVAVDLVAEDVDGLTTPTIALLVSGGHTEILRIGDVVDDIELLGATIDDAAGEAFDKTARLLGLNYPGGPNISKAALGLLDGTGVPGDRTAVKFPRGLAKKQDLRDPERRYNFSFSGLKTAALREVTKAETLGTDLRVADIAAGFEDAVVDVLVTKTLLAAADTGINYVVLGGGVAANTHLREVLAARCAEAGVTLRVPPLRLCTDNGAMVAALGAELVSRGIGPSDLSFAAVSSLDVDHVLV; this is encoded by the coding sequence ATGAGCGAACCACTCGTCCTCGGCATCGAATCCTCCTGCGACGAAACGGGAGTCGGCATCGTCCGCGGACGCACGCTGCTGACGAACACCGTGTCCTCGTCGATGGACGAACACGTCCGATTCGGCGGGGTCGTGCCCGAGGTCGCCTCCCGCGCTCATGTGCAGGCCATCGGCCCGGCCATCGCCCAGGCTTGTGAGGCCGCCGAGGTGGGGCTGACCGATATCGATGCCGTCGCCGTGACCGCGGGGCCGGGTCTCTCCGGTGCGCTCATGGTCGGTGTGGGAGCGGCGAAAGGGCTCGCCGCGGCTCTCGGCAAACCGCTCTACGGGGTCAATCACCTCGCCTCCCACGTCGCCGTCGACCTCGTTGCAGAAGACGTCGACGGACTGACCACCCCGACCATCGCCCTCCTCGTCTCCGGCGGGCATACGGAGATCCTGCGCATCGGCGATGTCGTCGACGACATCGAACTCCTCGGTGCGACGATCGACGATGCTGCCGGAGAGGCCTTCGACAAAACCGCGCGTCTGCTGGGACTGAACTATCCCGGTGGGCCGAACATCTCGAAGGCTGCTCTCGGTCTGCTCGACGGCACCGGAGTGCCCGGTGACCGGACCGCCGTGAAGTTCCCACGCGGACTGGCGAAGAAACAGGACCTCCGTGATCCCGAGCGCCGGTACAATTTCTCGTTCTCCGGGCTCAAGACCGCAGCTTTGCGCGAGGTGACGAAGGCCGAGACTCTCGGCACCGACCTGCGCGTGGCCGATATCGCCGCAGGGTTCGAAGACGCCGTCGTCGACGTGCTCGTGACGAAGACCCTGTTGGCTGCCGCTGACACAGGTATCAACTATGTGGTGCTCGGCGGGGGAGTGGCGGCGAATACGCACCTGCGTGAGGTGCTCGCAGCACGCTGCGCCGAGGCCGGCGTGACCCTGCGGGTGCCACCGCTGCGGCTGTGCACCGACAACGGAGCCATGGTCGCGGCTCTCGGTGCCGAGCTCGTCTCCCGCGGAATCGGGCCGAGCGACCTGTCCTTCGCCGCCGTCTCCTCATTGGATGTCGATCATGTCCTCGTCTGA
- a CDS encoding GNAT family N-acetyltransferase — protein sequence MGITIARITPEHGPQARTLIARAFANDPLINWLFPPTDMSLDQRLDAIAIFYWPDVEAYAAAGTGHVALDGNEVVGASMWSLPNTTRPASVLPSSTTVATILLGEKLKELASAMKAARATGRTPETPYLHDLAVDDGCRSSGIGAKLLEAGLDEYGTDGSWLETTNPRNHSFYERFGFNIDAQHRIADSDITMTRMVRGRTGFLPTN from the coding sequence ATGGGCATCACGATTGCGCGCATCACCCCTGAACACGGACCGCAGGCACGCACGCTCATCGCCCGCGCGTTTGCCAACGATCCACTCATCAACTGGTTGTTCCCGCCGACAGATATGAGCCTCGATCAGCGTCTCGATGCCATCGCAATCTTCTATTGGCCCGACGTCGAAGCATATGCCGCAGCCGGTACCGGCCATGTGGCACTTGATGGAAACGAGGTAGTCGGTGCTTCAATGTGGAGTTTGCCTAATACCACTCGGCCCGCGTCGGTGCTTCCCTCTTCTACGACGGTGGCGACCATACTCTTAGGCGAGAAACTGAAGGAGCTCGCTTCGGCCATGAAAGCCGCTAGGGCGACGGGTAGAACTCCTGAAACCCCTTACCTTCACGATTTGGCTGTCGATGATGGATGTCGCAGCTCTGGAATCGGTGCCAAACTGCTCGAGGCTGGTCTCGACGAGTACGGCACAGACGGCTCTTGGCTCGAAACCACGAATCCACGCAATCATTCTTTCTACGAACGGTTCGGCTTCAACATCGACGCTCAACATCGCATTGCAGATTCGGACATCACCATGACTCGCATGGTCAGAGGCCGAACGGGCTTCCTCCCAACGAACTGA
- a CDS encoding heme oxygenase (biliverdin-producing), with product MSEQFSARLKASTAAIHDEVEHTTFMVDLMEGRLDSRAYALLLRQYQAIYSVLESTSRQFADDPVFAPFHDVNLFRSERIAADLTALDGSDLPVMPSADAYAARLAGLERAEQVIAHHYTRYLGDLSGGQAIDTLMGRHYGLGTDALTMWDFAEIGKTKPYKDAYRRLLDEVAATGGDEQIVIDETMVAFRLNGALLVDLTEATEERAVPVG from the coding sequence ATGTCCGAACAGTTCTCAGCTCGCCTCAAGGCCAGCACCGCCGCCATCCACGACGAGGTCGAGCACACCACGTTCATGGTCGATCTCATGGAGGGTCGCCTCGACTCCCGGGCCTACGCCCTGCTGCTGCGTCAGTACCAGGCCATCTACTCCGTGCTCGAATCGACATCGCGGCAGTTCGCCGACGATCCCGTCTTCGCGCCCTTCCACGATGTGAACCTCTTCCGCAGCGAGCGCATCGCAGCCGACCTGACCGCCCTCGACGGCAGCGATCTGCCCGTGATGCCCAGCGCAGACGCCTATGCCGCCCGCCTCGCCGGACTCGAACGGGCTGAGCAGGTCATCGCTCACCATTACACCCGCTACCTCGGCGATCTCTCCGGCGGTCAGGCGATCGACACCCTCATGGGCCGCCATTACGGTCTGGGAACTGACGCGCTGACCATGTGGGACTTCGCCGAAATCGGCAAGACGAAGCCGTACAAGGACGCCTACCGCAGGCTCCTCGACGAGGTGGCCGCCACCGGTGGTGATGAGCAGATCGTCATCGACGAGACCATGGTCGCCTTCCGTCTCAACGGTGCCCTTCTCGTCGACCTCAC
- a CDS encoding NUDIX domain-containing protein, which translates to MSSSENTPDSAAEQNARAAKSTHLPDGRPPRRSGDGWTYGSDGKKHWGLNGAAGLMLVDPERGVLMQHRALWSVEGGTWGFPGGARDVGESAVEAAVRESWEEAGVPDQDGSGIEILETHVLDLDTWSYTTVIARTLRRFEAVINDPESIQLSWVPLDELVDYELHPGVAASLPRLLELLRPHL; encoded by the coding sequence ATGTCCTCGTCTGAGAACACCCCTGACAGCGCTGCCGAGCAGAACGCTCGGGCGGCGAAGTCAACACACCTGCCTGACGGTCGGCCGCCTCGGCGATCCGGGGACGGGTGGACGTACGGATCTGATGGGAAGAAGCATTGGGGGCTCAACGGGGCCGCCGGGCTCATGCTCGTCGACCCGGAGCGAGGCGTGCTCATGCAGCACCGGGCGCTGTGGTCGGTCGAAGGTGGGACCTGGGGATTCCCCGGCGGGGCCCGCGACGTGGGAGAGTCGGCCGTCGAGGCCGCGGTTCGTGAGTCCTGGGAAGAGGCCGGGGTGCCGGATCAGGACGGTTCGGGCATCGAGATCCTCGAAACGCATGTGCTCGACCTCGACACCTGGAGCTACACCACTGTGATCGCGAGGACCTTGCGCCGCTTCGAAGCCGTCATCAACGATCCCGAGAGCATCCAGCTGTCCTGGGTCCCACTCGATGAGCTCGTTGACTACGAACTGCACCCGGGAGTGGCCGCGAGCCTGCCCAGGCTGCTGGAGCTGCTGCGCCCTCATCTGTGA
- a CDS encoding aldo/keto reductase: MTRVQLADTDLFVHPLQLGGNPFGWGADRDQSFAVLDAYAAAGGNFIDTADAYSAWVDGNSGGESETIIGEWMKSRGNRDEMIIATKVGMHPKRKGLDPANIRDCVDDSLRRLGTDRIDVYYAHQDDEDVDQVAVAETFDALVRSGKVSYLGASNFSLKRLQKARKISTKFSLACYRVVQDRFNLVSRTAVDEAKQAYLRTEGIAELPFHSLASGFLTGKHTGGDATGSVRGERVAGFVEDQKALGALEVLHDVASTHDATMTATAIAWQLSHDFIPSTIASARVPEQLTELLAGTEMQLSPDEKAALDGAWVEA, translated from the coding sequence ATGACACGTGTGCAATTGGCAGATACCGATCTCTTCGTCCACCCGCTGCAATTGGGCGGCAATCCCTTCGGATGGGGCGCGGATCGGGATCAGAGCTTCGCGGTCCTCGACGCCTATGCTGCGGCCGGCGGAAACTTCATCGACACGGCCGACGCGTACTCGGCGTGGGTGGATGGGAACTCCGGCGGAGAATCAGAGACGATCATCGGCGAATGGATGAAGTCCCGCGGCAACCGCGACGAGATGATCATCGCGACGAAGGTCGGCATGCACCCGAAGCGCAAAGGCCTCGACCCGGCGAACATCCGCGACTGCGTCGATGATTCACTGCGTCGGCTGGGCACCGACCGCATCGACGTCTACTACGCCCACCAGGACGATGAGGACGTCGATCAGGTCGCCGTAGCCGAGACCTTCGATGCTCTCGTGCGCTCCGGCAAGGTCAGCTACCTCGGGGCGTCGAACTTCAGCCTCAAACGACTGCAGAAGGCCCGGAAGATCTCGACGAAGTTCTCCCTCGCCTGCTACCGCGTCGTCCAAGACCGGTTCAACCTCGTCTCCCGTACCGCGGTCGACGAGGCGAAGCAGGCCTACCTGCGAACCGAGGGCATCGCCGAACTGCCCTTCCACTCCCTGGCCTCCGGGTTCCTCACCGGCAAGCACACCGGCGGAGACGCCACCGGCAGCGTGCGGGGTGAGCGGGTGGCCGGCTTCGTCGAGGACCAGAAGGCGCTCGGCGCCCTCGAAGTCCTCCACGATGTGGCCTCGACTCATGATGCGACGATGACGGCCACCGCCATCGCCTGGCAGCTCAGTCACGACTTCATCCCCTCGACCATCGCCTCGGCTCGCGTGCCCGAACAGCTCACCGAGCTGCTCGCCGGCACCGAGATGCAGCTGAGTCCTGATGAGAAGGCCGCCCTCGACGGAGCCTGGGTGGAAGCATGA